The proteins below are encoded in one region of Tolumonas auensis DSM 9187:
- a CDS encoding type I secretion system permease/ATPase has product MTMANGQHGSLLECLLFMSQHYGMANTREALTAGLPLKDGMLTPELFPRAAHRAGFVVDYFASSLEVIPTLLLPCILLMKDGRAAVLISVDKDASQAVLFVPVGSVGQQTIPFTVLENEFSGHGFYIKRRLQFDDRAPEVLKPREGHWFWSTLFESLPIYKDVLIASILINVFAVASPIFIMNVYDKIVPNLAFDSLWVLAIGVSLIFSFDLIIRQLRSYFIDIAGKKSDLLLSAKIFSKVLGIRLESRPNSTGAFARHLHEFESIREFFTSATVSALIDLPFAFLFLLVIWIFAGVLAVVPLIAIIIMIVYSLYIQAPLRHSIEESSRLAAQKYATVIEALAGLESVKIHNAEGQFQHRWEQAVSHMANVGIETRKITNMVGGLASYVQQMTMVAIVVLGVYEISEGNLSMGGMIAAVMLSGRAIGPLIQLSVLSTRYNQAKSALLLLENIMQSPSEREDDRHYLDYDRLSGRIELDDVSFNYPDIEQAALKHVTLNIQPGEKIAIIGRIGAGKTTLEKLILGLYKPIEGAVRLDGFELPQLHPSTVRNNIGCVPQDFSLFYGTIRQNIQLGHPHATDAQILRAAQRAGVSQFTNHDPNGLERQVGESGRNLSGGQRQSIALARAMLLDPPILILDEPTANMDNRSESIVKRELANLPADTTMLLITHRTSMLDIVNRIIVLEQGMVVADGPRDLVLQQLKEGKVRVRENNDV; this is encoded by the coding sequence ATGACAATGGCTAACGGGCAACATGGTTCATTACTGGAATGTTTGCTGTTTATGTCACAGCACTATGGCATGGCTAACACGCGTGAGGCGCTGACTGCCGGTCTGCCATTAAAGGATGGCATGCTGACACCAGAGTTGTTTCCCCGGGCCGCACATAGAGCTGGTTTTGTTGTTGATTATTTTGCCTCTTCCTTAGAAGTTATTCCGACCTTATTGCTACCGTGCATTCTGTTAATGAAGGATGGCCGGGCTGCCGTTTTGATCTCTGTTGATAAAGATGCATCGCAAGCTGTTCTGTTTGTTCCGGTAGGAAGTGTTGGTCAGCAAACCATTCCTTTTACTGTTTTAGAAAATGAGTTTTCGGGGCACGGGTTTTATATTAAACGCCGTTTGCAGTTTGATGACCGGGCACCGGAAGTGCTGAAACCCCGCGAAGGGCATTGGTTCTGGAGTACCTTGTTCGAGTCATTACCTATCTATAAAGACGTCCTGATCGCATCGATTCTGATTAATGTTTTTGCAGTTGCCAGTCCGATTTTTATCATGAATGTTTACGATAAAATCGTTCCGAATCTGGCATTTGATTCTCTCTGGGTGTTGGCGATCGGGGTTTCACTGATCTTTTCTTTTGATCTCATCATCCGGCAACTCAGAAGTTATTTCATTGATATAGCTGGAAAAAAATCTGATTTACTGCTTTCCGCCAAAATCTTCTCTAAGGTTCTTGGTATCCGTCTGGAGTCAAGACCGAATTCAACGGGTGCTTTCGCACGTCATTTGCACGAATTTGAATCTATCAGGGAGTTTTTTACTTCAGCCACAGTTTCTGCATTGATTGATTTGCCTTTCGCATTCCTGTTTCTGCTGGTTATCTGGATATTTGCCGGTGTGCTGGCTGTCGTCCCTCTGATCGCCATCATTATTATGATTGTGTATAGCCTCTATATTCAGGCTCCTTTGCGCCATAGCATTGAAGAAAGCAGTCGTCTGGCCGCGCAGAAGTATGCCACTGTTATCGAAGCTCTTGCGGGGCTGGAGTCCGTCAAGATCCATAATGCGGAAGGCCAGTTCCAGCATCGCTGGGAGCAGGCTGTCAGCCATATGGCAAATGTTGGTATTGAGACCCGCAAGATCACCAATATGGTGGGTGGTCTTGCGAGTTATGTACAACAAATGACGATGGTTGCGATTGTTGTCCTTGGCGTATATGAAATCTCGGAAGGTAATCTGTCGATGGGGGGGATGATTGCGGCTGTCATGCTTTCCGGGCGCGCGATTGGTCCATTGATCCAGCTGTCTGTTTTATCAACCCGCTACAATCAGGCCAAATCTGCCTTGCTTCTGCTCGAAAACATTATGCAAAGCCCGTCAGAAAGAGAAGATGACCGGCACTATCTTGATTATGACCGTTTATCCGGACGGATAGAACTGGACGATGTTTCGTTCAATTATCCGGATATTGAACAGGCCGCACTGAAACATGTAACGCTTAACATCCAGCCCGGAGAGAAAATAGCGATTATCGGCCGCATTGGTGCCGGGAAAACAACACTCGAAAAACTAATATTGGGTCTTTATAAGCCAATAGAAGGGGCCGTCCGTCTGGATGGCTTTGAACTGCCCCAGCTTCATCCTTCTACAGTGCGGAATAATATCGGGTGTGTTCCTCAGGATTTTTCATTGTTCTACGGCACTATCCGTCAGAATATCCAGCTCGGTCATCCTCATGCGACAGATGCTCAGATTTTGCGTGCTGCGCAGCGGGCTGGTGTCAGCCAATTTACGAACCATGATCCTAATGGTCTGGAAAGGCAGGTCGGTGAAAGTGGCAGAAATTTATCCGGAGGGCAACGACAGTCAATTGCACTGGCTAGGGCTATGTTACTTGATCCGCCTATTCTTATTTTAGATGAACCAACCGCTAACATGGATAACCGTTCTGAAAGCATAGTAAAACGGGAATTAGCTAATTTACCCGCAGATACGACGATGCTTTTAATTACTCACAGAACCTCCATGCTGGATATCGTGAACCGAATCATTGTGCTTGAGCAGGGGATGGTGGTTGCTGATGGCCCGCGGGATTTGGTATTGCAGCAGCTTAAAGAAGGTAAGGTACGGGTAAGAGAGAATAATGATGTCTAA